The following DNA comes from Salegentibacter mishustinae.
AAAGAACAACTCTTGCAAACCGACCAGGACAATGCGCTTATTTTTGAAGATGTGCCTGCGGAAAAACTGGAAGAAACCCGGGCGTATTTCCTGGAATTAGCCAGGAAAGTGAACAAGCGACTCAACATAATTGGTTATGAGTATTGCCCGGCTGAAATGATGGCGAAAAATCCTAAATATTGCCTGAGTTTGAGCGAATGGAAAAGCCAGTTTACCAATTGGATTATAGATCCCGGGAATGATGAGATTTTACTTTGTTCTATTTTCTTTGATTTTGATATTTCTTATGGTAATATCAAATTATCAAACGAGCTGGCTGATCATATTTTCAGCCTAACAAAGGATAATAGGAAGTTCTATGCTGTAATGGGCGCCACTGCTTTACGAAATCCCTCACCTCTTGGTTTCTTCAGGCAATTTTTGGTAGAAGAAGATGGGGAAAACAAAGATTATTTCGACATCAAAAAACGAGGAATCACTCCTATAACAGATGCTGCAAGGTTGCTTATTCTATATCATCAGGTTAAGAATATTAGCAATACAGCAGAGCGCTTTGAGAAACTGGCTCAATTAGAGCCAAATAATAAAGAACTCTTTCTGGCCTGCGCCTATGCCTCTAAGGTCTTAATTAAATTTAGAACCAAACACGGGTTAGAAAATAGAAATAGCGGTAGGTTTATAGATCTCGAAAATCTTGGGAAAGAAGAAAAAATTAAACTGAAACGCTGCTTTAAAAGCATTAGACAGGTACAGGAATTAGTAAAATATCGTTTTGAAGTAACTCCCTATATCTAATGCTGAAAATATTCAAAAATAAATCTGAAGATCTTCCGAAGTTCTGGCAGGATTATGAAGCTAAATTCCAGGAAAAGCTTCCAACAGAAATTACCGAAACAAGATTTGTAGTTTTTGACACTGAAACCACAGGATTTGATCTAAAAAAAGACCGAATGCTATCGATTGGTGCTGTGGCTATAAATAAAAAATCTATAGATGTAGCTGACGGGTTCGAAGAATATATTTCGCAGGAAACTTTTAATCCTAAAACCGTGAAAATCCATGGAATTATTCAGAATGAGCGAATAGATACTCTATCTGAAGAAGAAGCGGTAAAAGCTTTTTTAAAATATATCGGGAATTCGGTGCTGGTGGCTCACCACGCAGGGTTTGATATCGGAATGATCAATCAGGCTCTTTTCAGAATGGGGCTACCAAAATTAAAAAACAAAGTTTTAGACACGGTGAATTTATACCGCGGTACCAGAATAATTTCGAATCTTATTAATAGAGAGAAAAGTTATTCTCTAGACGAAATCGCCGAAACTTATAATATTGACATCAAAGATCGCCATACCGCAGCGGGAGATGCTTTTATTACGGCCATTGCTTTTCTAACGATTCTAGGAAAGTTAAATACCGATAGAAAACTGAATTTGAAAAAATTATTTCGATTTTAAATGAAATAAAAAACCTCACAGGTTTTAAAAAACTGTGAGGTTTGGTATTTTCTAAACAGAATACTTTAAAAAGCTTCCTTTATAATTTCATCTACAACTTCAGGGTTTAATAAAGTTGAAGTATCACCAAGATTTTCAGTTTCGTTTGAAGCTATTTTACGCAGAATTCTACGCATAATTTTTCCACTTCGTGTTTTTGGAAGTCCGCTAACAAACTGAATTTTCTCTGGTTTTGCTATTGGTCCCACCTTATCCTTGATCTGTTGGTTGATCTCTTTTCTAAGGTTATCGTGATTTCTCGACTCCCCTACCTCTTTTAAAATTACAAATGCATAAAGTGCATTTCCCTTCACCTCGTGTGGGAATCCAACTACTGCAGATTCAGCTACTGCTGGGTGTTCATCTATAGCATCTTCAATTGGCGCTGTGCCTAAGTTATGACCAGATACGATAATTACATCGTCTACCCTACCGGTAATTCGGTAATAGCCAACTTCATCTCTAAGAGCGCCATCTCCGGTAAAATACATATTTTTAAAAGTCGAGAAATAGGTGTTTTTATAGCGTTCGTGATCGCGCCAAACCGTTCTGGCAATAGATGGCCATGGATATTTTATACATAAACGACCATCTACCTGGTTTCCTTTTAACTCATTTCCATTCTCGTCCATTAAAGCGGGTTGAATTCCCGGAAATGGCAAGGTTGCATAAGTCGGTTTTACCGGAGTGACGTACGGAATTGGTGAAATCATAATTCCGCCGGTTTCGGTTTGCCACCAGGTATCTACAATAGGGCTTTTATTTTTTCCCACATTATCGTTATACCAGTGCCAGGCTTCTTCGTTAATAGGTTCTCCAACGGTTCCCAGAACTTTTAAAGAAGAAAGATCGTGACTTTCTACAAACTCTATATTTCTTTTAGCTAAAGATCTAATTGCTGTTGGAGCGGTGTAAAACTGATTTACCTTATGTTTTTCTACCACATCCCAGAATCTTCCAGCATCAGGATAAGAAGGAACCCCCTCAAACATCACCGTAGTGGCGCCGTTTGCTAATGGGCCGTATAAAATATAAGAGTGACCGGTGATCCAGCCGATAT
Coding sequences within:
- the acs gene encoding acetate--CoA ligase; this encodes MSNYHIKNLEEYFQVYRKSVREPENFWEEVAEEHFTWRKKWDNVLSWDFNKPEVKWFENAKLNITENCIDRYLFTNADKTAIIWEPNDPKEEAQHISYGELHKKVNKFANVLKSKGIEKGDRVCIYLPMIPELAVAMLACARIGAIHSVVFAGFSSKALATRTNDADCKMLITSDGSYRGNKTIDLKSIVDKALEECPGVESVLVAKRLDSDIEMKEGRDEWLQPLLDEASDECEAETMDAEDPLFILYTSGSTGKPKGMLHTTAGYMVYTAYTFKNIFQYKEGDVYWCTADIGWITGHSYILYGPLANGATTVMFEGVPSYPDAGRFWDVVEKHKVNQFYTAPTAIRSLAKRNIEFVESHDLSSLKVLGTVGEPINEEAWHWYNDNVGKNKSPIVDTWWQTETGGIMISPIPYVTPVKPTYATLPFPGIQPALMDENGNELKGNQVDGRLCIKYPWPSIARTVWRDHERYKNTYFSTFKNMYFTGDGALRDEVGYYRITGRVDDVIIVSGHNLGTAPIEDAIDEHPAVAESAVVGFPHEVKGNALYAFVILKEVGESRNHDNLRKEINQQIKDKVGPIAKPEKIQFVSGLPKTRSGKIMRRILRKIASNETENLGDTSTLLNPEVVDEIIKEAF
- a CDS encoding 3'-5' exonuclease encodes the protein MLKIFKNKSEDLPKFWQDYEAKFQEKLPTEITETRFVVFDTETTGFDLKKDRMLSIGAVAINKKSIDVADGFEEYISQETFNPKTVKIHGIIQNERIDTLSEEEAVKAFLKYIGNSVLVAHHAGFDIGMINQALFRMGLPKLKNKVLDTVNLYRGTRIISNLINREKSYSLDEIAETYNIDIKDRHTAAGDAFITAIAFLTILGKLNTDRKLNLKKLFRF